The genomic DNA AGTCTCCCGGCTGACAAGAATGTCAGCTCTCTGCTTGTACAGCTTATCCAGAAAGGCGCGCACCTCTTGTTCCTCTTGATCGCCCGAAGCCGCATAAACCTCCGCTTTGCAGGAAAGTAAAGTCATGCAGAGGATAAGGATGGCTGCTACAAATTTATTGGTCAAGTTCATCATCACCGTCCAGCTTGGCAAAAACGATCAGTCTTTGCTCATGCTCCTTTTTTTTTCTGCTGTATTTTCCACTGCATGTCACCAGATTCAACCTGTGCTCTGTCGTATCCCCGAAAACCCGCTCGACGGGTGCTTCCGATGTAGGATAGGATTCAACGGCCTCCACAATATAGGTCAATTTCTGTTTGGCATGATCCCGTACAATGATTGAATCGCCGGGCTTTAACTTTTTCAAATTAAAAAAAATGGCCGGGCCGGTATAGCTATCGACATGGCCGTCCATCACTATATTTCCAGGTTCCCCTGCAAGTACGCCCGGATGCAGGACGCCGACGATATCCGTATGTTTCGGAACATCCATTTGCCCGTCCTCAAGCACCCCCACCGGCTCAACACTAGCCTTTACCTTAATGGCAGGAATTATGAGCTCTGTTGGCATAAACGGTTTGGGTAGCGGCCTGCGCATGTTCTCCGCCGGCTGCATTTCTGTGTCATTCACCATTGGGGGGGACGGCGGGGAGGGCAGGGAATGGGAATGCGGCTGCGGCTGTGGCTTGATGTTCTCCTTCGCCTGCTTGGCAGGACCGCAACCTGCGCAACTGACGGCTAAAACAATGGTAAACAGAATAACTAATCGTTTCATCATGATTGTATAAGAGAGAAAGAGGGAGCAAGCCCTCTTTCATCCTCCTTCTTATTCTGTTTGCTCGCTAGCTCCACCAAAACCAGTCTTCGGCATTTTGGTAGCCTTAGTTTTAATGCCCTTGGTTTTGATGCTTTTCGCTTTAATGCCTTTGTGGTGAGTTGACTTGGCTTTCGTTTTGTGAGTTTTATGAGTCTGATGCGTTTTATGCGTCGACTTGGTGTGCATTCCCTTCTTCCCATGCTCATTAGCTGGAGCGGCGCTTACAGCAGAAGCGACAGAGAACAACAAACATGCTGATAGAAGGGCAGCAGACAATTTCTTCACAGTGTTTCCTCCTTGAGTTTTATTTTATTTTTCCCCACAGATAGGATATCCGCTGAACGTTTTTTCTAAGCAGGAAACTTATAGATAAACGGGGTTTACAAGGTTTGCT from Paenibacillus woosongensis includes the following:
- a CDS encoding class F sortase; translated protein: MMKRLVILFTIVLAVSCAGCGPAKQAKENIKPQPQPHSHSLPSPPSPPMVNDTEMQPAENMRRPLPKPFMPTELIIPAIKVKASVEPVGVLEDGQMDVPKHTDIVGVLHPGVLAGEPGNIVMDGHVDSYTGPAIFFNLKKLKPGDSIIVRDHAKQKLTYIVEAVESYPTSEAPVERVFGDTTEHRLNLVTCSGKYSRKKKEHEQRLIVFAKLDGDDELDQ